The sequence below is a genomic window from Desulfomicrobium macestii.
GTTGCCGCGCCGAATTCCACAGCAAGGCCGTGGTCTTGGGGCCGATGCCTGCAACGCTGACGCATTCCTGCGCAAAACGGGACGTATCCGTGCCCTCGAGGTCCAGCCCGTGATGGGAGAACTTGACCGCAGCCACCCTGTGCCCCCGCGCCGTCAATTCACGGGCAAGGTCGAGCACAAGAGTGGTCTTGCCTGATTTCTTGAAACCCACCACTGAAACAGCCTTGAACATTGCTCCTCCGTCTTTGACAATCCTTCGTTCATCAATTAACCAATTCAATTTTCCCATGCGCATCGCCGCAAGTCCCGCCCCACCGTAAACGGAGCCTGGCTCAAGGCGCGCATCCCCCATCCCATTCGTCAAGGACAGATATTTTCTATGTCTAAAATTCAGAAAATTAAAGGCTTTTCTGACCTCTTCTGCCCGGAGAGCACGGTCCACACCCTGATGGAAAACCTGGCCCGCCAGGTTTTCGCCACATACGGTTGCCAGGAAGTGCGCGTGCCCATCCTGGAGAAAACAGAGCTTTTCGCCCGCTCCATCGGCGAAGAAACCGATGTCGTACAAAAGGAAATGTATACCTTCGCCGACCGCAAGGGACGCTCCCTGACCATGCGCCCAGAAGCCACGGCCGGAGTGCTGCGCGCCTTCATCGAGTCGGGCCAGTGCGGATCCGAAGGCACGACCAAGCTTTTTGCCTGCGGCCCCATGTTCCGTTACGAACGCCCGCAAAAAGGCCGTCTGCGCCAGTTCCATCAGCTCGACGTCGAGGTTTTGGGCACGGACGCCCCCCAGGCCGACGCCGAGGTCGTGCTCATGCTCTGGACCTTCCTGTGCAAGCTGGGCCTGAAAAATCTTTCCCTGGAGCTCAACTCCCTGGGCTGCCCCGAGTGCCGGCCGGTCTTCCACCAGCGCCTGCGGGACTTTTTGGCCGGAGTGGACCAGTCCAAGCTGTGCGAGGACTGCAAACGCCGCAGTGAAACCAACCCCCTGCGCGTCCTGGACTGCAAGGTCCCGGCCTGCAAGGAGCTGGTCGAAGGCGCCCCCAGCATCGCCGACTCCCTGTGCCCCGGATGCGACGAACATTTCGCCCAGGTGCGCGACATCCTGGACAGCGCCGCTCTGCCCTACCGCCTGAACGAACGCCTTGTGCGGGGTCTGGACTACTACCAGCGCACCACCTTCGAGGTCGTCTCCGGAGAGATCGGCGCCCAGACCGCCGTGGCCGGCGGAGGCCGCTACGACGGCCTGATCAAGCAGCTCGGCGGCCCCGACCTGCCGGGCATCGGATTCGCGTGCGGCATGGAGCGCCTGGCCCTGCTCTACGGTCAGGCCCAGATCCCGGCCCCGGATTTCTATCTGGCGGTGCTCGACTCCCGCGCCCTGAACACGGCCCTGCTTCTGGCCCAGCGCATGCGCGAGCGGGGCTTCGCCGGAGAGGTATCCTTCGAGGCGCGCAGTATCAAGGCCCAGATGCGCCAGGCCAACAAGCTCGGCGTCAAGACGTGCCTCATCCTTGGTCAGGATGAAATGGAAAAGGGACAGATCGTGGTCAAGGACATGGCCACGGGCGTGCAGAAGAATATCGGCCAGGATGATCTGGAGCAGGCCCTGGGTTTTCGCAAGCCCTAGGGCTTTACACACACATTTTGCAGCTTATCGTACCCAAGCGAGGAACATATATGGATGACAGAAACACGGAACTCGGGATGGACTCCCTCGGCGGCTGGCGCAGAACCCACACCTGTGCGGATCTCGGACCGGAAGAGCTGGGCCGGGAAACCTGCCTCATGGGCTGGGTGCAGTATCGCCGTGACCACGGCGGGCTGATTTTCATCGACCTGCGCGACCGCCACGGCCTGACCCAGGTCGTCTTCTCCCCCGAAGTCGCTCCCGAGGCCCACGCCCGCGCCCACGTGCTGCGCACGGAATTCGTGCTGGCCATCAAGGGCGTGGTCCGTGCGCGTCCCGATGACATGGTCAATTCCAAGCTGGCCACGGGCGCCATCGAAGTCTACGTCACGGAGTTCAAGCTCCTGAACACGGCCAAGACCCCGCCCTTCCCCATCGAGGACCGCGTGGACGTGTCCGAGAACCTGCGCCTCAAATACCGCTTTCTGGACCTGCGCCGCAAGACCATGGCCGACAACCTCATCCTCAGAAGCCGCGTCTCCCAGTCGGTGCGCCGCTATCTGGACGAGCTCGGCTTCCTTGAAATCGAGACCCCGGTCCTGACCAAGTCCACCCCCGAGGGCGCGCGCGACTTTCTGGTGCCGAGCCGCGTCAATCAGGGCCAGTTCTATGCGCTGCCCCAGTCGCCCCAGCTCTTCAAGCAGCTCCTGATGTGCGGCGGGATGGACCGCTATTTCCAGATCGTCAAATGCTTTCGCGACGAGGACCTGCGCGCCGACCGCCAGCCCGAGTTCACCCAGATCGACATCGAGATGTCCTTCGTGGACGAAGAGCAGGTCATGGGCATGGCCGAGGGCATGATCGCCCGCGTGCTGCGCGAGTCCCTGGGCCAGGAGCTCGCCCTGCCCATCCCGCGCATGAAGTACGAGCAGGCCATGGCCGAATACGGCGTGGACAAGCCGGACATCCGCTTTGACCTGAAGCTCACCGACGTGACCGAAATCGTGCGCGGCTCCGAGTTCAAGCTCTTCGCCACGGCCGCCCTGATAAAAGCCCTGCCCGTCTCCGGCGGCGCGGAGCTTTCGCGCAAGGAGATCGACGACTACACCGAATTCGTCAAGATTTACGGCGCCCAGGGCCTGGCCTGGATCAAGATCAAGGAGGACGGCTGGCAGTCCCCCATCGCCAAGTTCCTGAGCGATGCCGAACGGGCCGGACTTACCGAGGCCCTGAATCTCAAGCCTGGCGACATCGTCTTCTTCCAGGCGGGCGCCCCGGACATGGTCAACAGCGCCCTCGGCAACCTGCGCCTCAGGCTCGGCGAGCGCTTCGGGCTCATCCCCGAGGGAACGTTTGCGCCCCTGTGGGTCACGGATTTCCCGCTTTTGGAATGGGACCCCGAGGCAAAGCGCTGGGTGGCCATGCATCATCCCTTCACCGCCCCCAAGGACATGGACGCACTGGCCTCCGATCCAGGGTCGGCGGTCGCCCGGGCCTATGATCTCGTGCTCAACGGCACCGAGGTCGGCGGCGGCTCCATCCGCATCCACAATCCCGAGACTCAGCAGCAGATGTTTGCCGCGCTCGGGATAGATGCCGAGGAAGCCCAGGCCAAATTCGGATTTCTGCTCGACGCCCTGGTCTTCGGCGCCCCGCCCCACGGCGGCATCGCCTTTGGCCTGGACCGTCTGATCATGCTCCTGACCGGAGCCAAGTCCATCCGCGACGTCATCGCCTTCCCCAAGACCCAAAAGGCGACCTGCCTCATGACCGAGGCCCCGTCGGCGGTCGAAAACACACAGTTGCGCGACCTGGGCCTGCGCCTGCGAGAAAAGCCCAAAGAGTAAACATCATGTCGAGATCGATCATTACCTATCCCCATCCGGTGCTGGCCAAAAAGGCCGCGCCGGTGACGGAGATCACGGACGAAATACGCGCCCTGGCCGCCGAGATGCTTGAAATCATGTACAATGACAAAGGCATCGGGCTGGCGGCCCCGCAAGTGGCGGAGAGCATCCGCCTCATCACCGTGGACCTTAGCGGCCCGGACAAGCGCGAAGACCCGCTGGTCTTCGTCAACCCCGTTCTCTCCAACCTTGAGGGCACGGTGGAATCCGAGGAAGGATGCCTGTCCGTCGTCGGCTACCGCACCACGGTGAAGCGCGCCGAACGCCTGCACCTTTCCGCCACTGACCTGGACGGCAACCCGGTGGAGATGGATGCGGACGACCTCATGGCCATTTGCCTGCAACACGAAGTGGATCACCTCGATGGCGTCCTGTTCATCGACAAGATCAGCAAATTGAAACGCACCCTGTATGAAAGAAAGCTCAAAAAATGGCTGAAAGAGAAAAACGAAGACTGAAAGTGGTGTTCATGGGCACGCCGGATTTCGCGGCCGCGTCCCTGAAACATCTCCTTGACTGGGGCGGCTGCGACGTCGTTGGAGTCTACTGTCAGCCCGACCGCCCCTGCGGCCGGGGACAGATCTGCACGCCCCCGCCCGTCAAGCTGCTGGCCATGGAGTCGCGGCTCCCCGTATTCCAACCGCTGAACTTCAAGGAGCAGGCGGACGTGGATCAGTTGGCGGCCCTTGAGCCCGACCTTCTGCTCGTGGCGGCCTACGGCCTGATCCTGCCCCGCACGGTGCTTGAGATCCCGAAGCTCGGGGCCATCAACGTACACGCCTCCCTGCTGCCCGAGTACCGGGGCGCGGCCCCCATTCAGCGCGCCATCATGGACGGAAAGCCCGTGACGGGCATCACCATCATGCAGATGGAGGCGGGCCTCGACACCGGCGACATCCTGCTGCAGCGCAGCCGCGCCATCGGCATCATGGACACGGCCCAGTCCCTGCACGACGAGCTGGCCGAGATGGGCGGCAAGCTTCTGGTCGACGCCCTGGAAAAAATGGATCAGGGACGCCTCGTGCGCATCCCCCAGGACCACGCCCGGGCCACCTATGCCGCGAAGCTTTCCAAGGAAGAGGGGCGCATCGACTGGAACCGGCCGGTGCTGGACGTGCACAACCGCATCCGCGGCCTTTTCCCCTGGCCCGGGTCCTGGTTCGACTGGGACGGCATGCCCGGCAAGACCCTGCGCCTGACCGTGCATCCGGGAACCATCGGCGACCCACTGCCCGAAGGCGTGCACCCTGGTGAAATCCACGGCGTGGCCGACGACAGCGTGCTCATCGCCTGCGCCGACCGCCTGTATGCGGTACCGGTCATCAAGCCCGCGAACAGCAAGCCCCTGCGGGGCCGGGAGTTCTACTGCGGCTATTTGAGTCGCTGCTCCGGCGACCATCTGCTCAAACCCGAACCTGCCTGCCCGGGCGAATAATTCCATGGCCAGTCCCAGGAGCGCCAAAACAAGAAGCCCATTGGAACAGGAGATCCGGGATTCCTTTCAGACCCGCAAGCGTGTCTTCATCGGTCTGATCACCGGCTCTTCGGTGCTGATCTGCCTCTTTTTGGCCATGGTCTGGTTCATCCCCTTTGTCGGGCTGACCACCATCCATCCCGCCGCACCCTGGGTTTTCGGCTTCATCACCGTCGCCCTGATCCTGGCTATCGGCTGGGCGGCCCTGGCCTTGGTCCTGAACATCCTGCTAGGCCGCCCCGTGCTCTTCGCCAAGCGCCTGCGCGGCATCACGGTCAAGCTCTTCCTGCCGCTCATGACCCTGCTGGGACGCGCGGTGGGCATCCCCAAACAGACGGTGCGGGCCTCCTTCATCAAGGTCAACAACGAGCTGGTCCGGGGCGAGGGGCACCGCTACCCCGCCGACAGGCTTCTGCTGCTCATGCCCCACTGCATCCAGAACAGCCGCTGCAAGTACCGGCTGACCTACGACATCGACAACTGCAAACGCTGCGGCGAATGCGCCCTGGCGGGCCTGCTGAACCTGCGTGACAAATACGGCATCAAGCTGGCCGTGGCCACGGGCGGAACCATCGCCCGGCGCATCGTGGTCCAGCACCGGCCCAAGCTCATCATCGCCGTGGCCTGCGAGCGCGACCTGGCCAGCGGCATCCAGGACACCCACCCGCTGCCCGTCTACGGCATCCTGAACTCCCGCCCCTTCGGCCCCTGCCTGGATACCGACGTCGCCCTGGACAAGGTCGAGTGGGCCATCAAGGAGTTCCTGGCATGAGCACGCCTTCGGCCCGCCGCCTGGTCATGGACATCCTGCGCCGCACCCTGGACAACAACCAGGATCTGCAGGCCGCCGTGGACGACGTGCTGTCCGCGTCGCCCGCGACCCCACAGGACAAGGGACTGGCCACGGAACTGGCCTACGGCTATCTGCGCATGCGCGGACGCATAGATTTTCTTCTCTCCCAGTTGCTCAAGAACCCGGTCCAGACCTCCCCCATCATGAAGCGCATTCTCGGCGTGGCCATATACGAGCTCCTTTTCCTGAGCCGCATCCCCGATTACGCCACCCTGGACTGGGCGGTGACCCTGGTGCGCGAACGACTGGACCAGACCATGGGCAAGGTGGCCAACGGCGTGCTGCGAAGCCTGCTGCGCCTTGGGCTGGCCGTGCGCTTCGAGGATTATTACCAGACCAAGACCGCCGGTCACGACCAGTTCCTTTCCGCCTGGTACTCCTGCCCCAAGTGGCTGGTGCGCATGTGGCTGAACAGCTACGGCAAGGAGCGGACCCAGGCCTTCCTGCAGGCGACACTCGGCGCGCCGCCGCTGGGAGTCAGAATCAACCGCGGGCACGCCCGGGCGGAAGAGCTGCGAAACAATCTGCAGCCTCTGAAACTGGATTCCTCGAATTGGGGATTTGCCGTGACGCAGTGGCCGGAATTCCTGCAACAGGCAGTGAGCGAAGGGGCGGCGACACGTCAGAGCCTTGCCGCACAAAAAATCATGGACTTCCTCGGCGTTGACCATTGGCCGTCCCCCGTGCTCGACGCCTGCGCCGGTCGCGGCGGCAAGACGTATCTGGTGGCCGAACGGGGCAAAAGCGTCTGGGCGTCGGATGTCAATGTCTTTCGTCTGAGGCAGCTAAAGGCAGAAGGCGCGCGGCTCGGCTTTGACATCCCGGCATTCCGGGCCCAGGGGCAAGGCCCCTATCCCCTGCGGCAGATGCCCCGCACCGTATTTCTTGATGTGCCCTGCTCGGGCCTTGGCGTTATCTCCCGGCGGCCCGACATCAAATGGAAGCGTACAGCGGCCGATTGCGCGGGCTTGGTCGCCCTGCAGGGAGAAATTCTCCGGGCAGCGGCCGATATTCTCACATCGGGAGGATGTCTGGCCTATGTGACATGTACGCTCAATCCGGAAGAAAACGAGAAGCAGATCGAACGGTTCACCCGCGACCATCCCTCTTTCTCCTGCCTGCGGCAATCCACAAGCGATCCTGCGGAAGGATTGGGTGAATTTTTCTACGGCGCGGTCCTGCGTAAAAGCTAAAAAAGGCCGCCCCCGCATCTTCGCTCAGGCAAAAGACGCGGACAAAAAGACCTCTCCGCCATGCTACTCCGGCTTTCTGGCCCGCCGATGGAACTCCTTGACCAGAATCTTTTCCAGACATTCTCGGCAGATATCGGTATTGTTGCTATTCTGGAGCTTCATCTCGATGACCGGATTCATCTTGCCGAGCTGCCCGCCGAGGCGGGTCAGATTGGCCGGGTCCTCAACGACCAGCGTGTAGCGTTCCTCGTAGATTCCATCCTTGAGGCCCTTGATCTCCACACTGCAGATGTCGCAGAATCTCTTGATCATCCCTTCCCTCCTTGGGTGATGCCTCGTTAACGGGCGACGCGCTCAGTAAGGCATGGATCCCCGCCTTCGCGGGGATGACGTCACGATATGCGGTCATGCCTTTTCCCGCAGATGGGCAAGCGGCTGACGTAACGCAGGTCACCCATGTCATTCCCGCGAAGGCGGGAATCCATGCATTTCTCTGAGTACTCCTCTGCAACCGCTCAAACCTGAAGCGTCCCCCGATAGTCATCCCATGACTCTATCCCCAGCGACTCGGCCAGCACCCGCACCTCTTCAACCAGGCGAAAGGCGTTGTCGGGACGCATGAAATTGTAGGTGCCGATCTGCACCGCATGCGCGCCGACCAGGATGAATTCCAGCACATCCTCGGCACTGGTGATTCCGCCCATGCCGATGATCGGTACATTCACGGCCTGCGCCACCTGATGGACCATGCGCAGGGCCACGGGCTTGATGGCCGGGCCGGACAGTCCACCGACCACGTTGGCCAGGCGGCTTCTGCGGGTACGGATGTCCACGGACATGCCCGAGAGGGTGTTGATGAGCGAGAGCATGTCCGCCCCTGCGTCCACGGCGGCCTTGGCGATGACCCGCACATCGGTCACGTTGGGGCTGAGCTTGACGATGACCGGCTTGGTTCCGGACCGTTTCTTGACCGCGCCGACGACAGCCGCCGCCATGTGCGGGTCCTGGCCGAACTGGACGCCGCCCTCGCGCACGTTGGGACATGAGATGTTGACCTCAAGGGCCGCGATCTTGTCCTCGGTCGAAAAAATGCCGGCCAGCTCGCCGAAGTCCTCGGGAGTCTGGGCGTAGAGGTTGGCGATGAGCGTCGCCCCGGCGGGAATGTAGGGCAGCTTCTCCTTCAGGAACTTTTCCACGCCCACGTTCTGCAGGCCGATGGCATTGAGCATGCCGCACGGGGTTTCGGCTATGCGCGGCATGGGGTTGCCCGCGCGCGGAGCCAGGGAGATGCCCTTGAGGCAGATCGCGCCTATGGCGGACAGGTCGCCGTAACGCATGAACTCAAGGCCGTACCCAAAGGTGCCGGACGCGGTGATGACCGGATTCTTGAGGGTCAGGGGTCCAAGCTGTATTTTCTGGTCCATGACTATACCCCCAGCTCGATGTCGCGCACGTCGAAGACGGGACCATGCACGCAGCTTTGCACGTAGTCCCCGGCCGTGGTCTTGCAGACGCAGCCAAGGCATGCCCCCACACCGCAACCCATGCGATTTTCAAGGGAAACCTGGCCGTCCGTGCCGTGCAGAAGACAGTACTTGCGCACGACCTTGAGCATGGGCTCCGGCCCGCAGGCCAGCACCTGCCCCACACCGGCCAGAGCCTTGATGCGCTCCGAGAGCACCGTCTCGAACTGGGCGATGTCGGCCGGGGTTTTCTGCTGCATGGCCTCGCTTTTGATGCGGGCCGCTATCTCGTCGTACGGATAATGTTCAAGGTCGAGGCGATGTCCGAAGAGCATGGACAGATTGTCCGTACGTTCGCGCCGGGCGAGCATGACAAAGGGGGCGATGCCCACTCCTCCGGCCAGAATCAGGTTGGGACGAGCCTCGTCGATGCGGAACCAGCGTCCAAGCGGGCCCCAGACCGTGACTTTCTGTCCGGGCTCAAGCTCGGCGAGCTTGCGCGTGCCGCGTCCCACGGTCTGGAAAATGATGCGCAAGCCCTTGTCGGACACGTCGCAGACGGAAAAGGGACGGGGCCAGACCAGCTCCACGCCCCAATGCGCGGGGCGGATCATGACGAACTGTCCGGGCTTGCATGTCCAGCCGGGCGCGGAAAGCACAAGGTCGATGAGGGAAGGGTCGCTTCCGGGACGGCAGGACAGAACCTCCAGATCCCGGCATGGTGTTTGACTGTCGATCATATGAAATTCCCGGACTCTTGTCCTGGGTCATGGGTGACGGGTGGAACCTCGCCCACCATGCGGGCCAGTTCGGCCTGACGCTCGGCGGGGGAGAGGCTTGCGCACAAGGTGTAGGTCACGCCATCGTGAACTTCCTTGCGGATGGCGAAATGTTCGTCGGCCAGCCGGGCCAGCTGCGGCCAGTGGGTGATCAGGATGACCTGCTGGCGTGCGGACAAAAGGCGGATGCGCTCGGCGACCTTGATCAGGGTCTGCCCACCTATACCCGAATCGACTTCGTCGAAAAGCAGGGCCGGGAGCTGAGCCCTGGCGCGCAGGCTGACCACGGCCAGCAGAAAACGGGACAGCTCGCCCCCCGAGGCGATACGATCAAGGGGCTGGGCATCGAGACCGGGGTTGGGCACCCATAAAAACCGGGGCCTGAGTTCGTCAATCCCCGCATGGATGGTCAGGGTCCGAAAATCGACCAGCACCCGCAAATGCTCCGAAAATCCCAGATTGACGAGCTCGCTCTTGAGCCCCGCTGTCAGATCAACGGAGGCCGCCTCCCGCGCGGAATTCAGCGCCGCCGTGGCCAGCCCCAGGGCCTTCGCCGCCTGGACCTCGTCCTTTTCCAGGCGTTGCAAGGCAAGGCCGCTTTCGTCCAGGAAGGACAGATTCTCCTCGATCTCCTCGCCAAGCGCCACGATGGAATCCAGGGATCGCTTGAGCTTGCGCTGCAGCTGTTGCAGCTCCCACAGGCGCTTCTCCACTTTTTCGGCATCGAAATCCGCGTTCCGGTCCGAACCGAGGGCGCGCAGGTCGCGCACCATGTCGGACATGCCATCACGAAAACGCCCGACCTCCCTGGCATGCTCGCCAAATCCCTCGTCCGCCTCGCCCAGCCCGGCCAGGGCCCGTTCCAGAGACGTCAGCGCGTCCTGCAGGCCGTTCTCGCCCAGCAGCAGGCCCTGGGCTTCATCGGCCAGCGCATGGGTCTTCTCGGCCCTGCGGGAAGCGTCACGCAGGCGCAGCAGCTCATCTTCCTCGCCGGGGCGGGGGTCCACCTTGCGTATCTCGGCCAGTTGAAATTCCAGAAATTCGCGCCGCTCCAGCAGCCCGGCCATGCGCCGCTGCACCTCGGCCTTGCGCGCCAGGATGGCCTGCAATGCTTCGCGGGCCTCGCGCTGGGAGACAAGGATTTGCGGATCCGCCAGGAACGCATCCAGGATCTCGACATGATGTTCCGGCGAAAGCAGACGTTGCTGACCGTGCTGGCTGGTGTGCATCAGGAGGCGGGGACGAAGCTCGGCCAGGCGCTCCTGGGAACCCAGGTCGTCGTTGATGAAGAGGCGGCTGCGGCCGGTCTTGGCGGAGAGTTCGCGGCGCAGGAAAAGCTCCTCGCCTTCAAGGTGGAACACGGCCTCGACCAGGGCCTTTTCACGGCCGGGGCGGACCAGGTCGGCGGCGATGCGCTCGCCGAGGATGAAATCCAGGGCGCGAAGGATGAAAGACTTGCCCGCGCCGGATTCGCCCGTGAGCACGTTCAGTCCCGGACAAAATTCAAGCTCGACATCGTCGATGAGGGCCAGATTCCGAATGCGCAGTGTTTCGAGCATATCCGCCTTGTGCTTAGGTTGCGTGCGTTCCCGGAACGATCGCGGGGCGCAGCAGG
It includes:
- a CDS encoding DUF116 domain-containing protein, which produces MASPRSAKTRSPLEQEIRDSFQTRKRVFIGLITGSSVLICLFLAMVWFIPFVGLTTIHPAAPWVFGFITVALILAIGWAALALVLNILLGRPVLFAKRLRGITVKLFLPLMTLLGRAVGIPKQTVRASFIKVNNELVRGEGHRYPADRLLLLMPHCIQNSRCKYRLTYDIDNCKRCGECALAGLLNLRDKYGIKLAVATGGTIARRIVVQHRPKLIIAVACERDLASGIQDTHPLPVYGILNSRPFGPCLDTDVALDKVEWAIKEFLA
- a CDS encoding dihydroorotate dehydrogenase, which codes for MDQKIQLGPLTLKNPVITASGTFGYGLEFMRYGDLSAIGAICLKGISLAPRAGNPMPRIAETPCGMLNAIGLQNVGVEKFLKEKLPYIPAGATLIANLYAQTPEDFGELAGIFSTEDKIAALEVNISCPNVREGGVQFGQDPHMAAAVVGAVKKRSGTKPVIVKLSPNVTDVRVIAKAAVDAGADMLSLINTLSGMSVDIRTRRSRLANVVGGLSGPAIKPVALRMVHQVAQAVNVPIIGMGGITSAEDVLEFILVGAHAVQIGTYNFMRPDNAFRLVEEVRVLAESLGIESWDDYRGTLQV
- a CDS encoding iron-sulfur cluster-binding protein codes for the protein MIDSQTPCRDLEVLSCRPGSDPSLIDLVLSAPGWTCKPGQFVMIRPAHWGVELVWPRPFSVCDVSDKGLRIIFQTVGRGTRKLAELEPGQKVTVWGPLGRWFRIDEARPNLILAGGVGIAPFVMLARRERTDNLSMLFGHRLDLEHYPYDEIAARIKSEAMQQKTPADIAQFETVLSERIKALAGVGQVLACGPEPMLKVVRKYCLLHGTDGQVSLENRMGCGVGACLGCVCKTTAGDYVQSCVHGPVFDVRDIELGV
- the fmt gene encoding methionyl-tRNA formyltransferase; the protein is MAEREKRRLKVVFMGTPDFAAASLKHLLDWGGCDVVGVYCQPDRPCGRGQICTPPPVKLLAMESRLPVFQPLNFKEQADVDQLAALEPDLLLVAAYGLILPRTVLEIPKLGAINVHASLLPEYRGAAPIQRAIMDGKPVTGITIMQMEAGLDTGDILLQRSRAIGIMDTAQSLHDELAEMGGKLLVDALEKMDQGRLVRIPQDHARATYAAKLSKEEGRIDWNRPVLDVHNRIRGLFPWPGSWFDWDGMPGKTLRLTVHPGTIGDPLPEGVHPGEIHGVADDSVLIACADRLYAVPVIKPANSKPLRGREFYCGYLSRCSGDHLLKPEPACPGE
- the aspS gene encoding aspartate--tRNA ligase, giving the protein MDDRNTELGMDSLGGWRRTHTCADLGPEELGRETCLMGWVQYRRDHGGLIFIDLRDRHGLTQVVFSPEVAPEAHARAHVLRTEFVLAIKGVVRARPDDMVNSKLATGAIEVYVTEFKLLNTAKTPPFPIEDRVDVSENLRLKYRFLDLRRKTMADNLILRSRVSQSVRRYLDELGFLEIETPVLTKSTPEGARDFLVPSRVNQGQFYALPQSPQLFKQLLMCGGMDRYFQIVKCFRDEDLRADRQPEFTQIDIEMSFVDEEQVMGMAEGMIARVLRESLGQELALPIPRMKYEQAMAEYGVDKPDIRFDLKLTDVTEIVRGSEFKLFATAALIKALPVSGGAELSRKEIDDYTEFVKIYGAQGLAWIKIKEDGWQSPIAKFLSDAERAGLTEALNLKPGDIVFFQAGAPDMVNSALGNLRLRLGERFGLIPEGTFAPLWVTDFPLLEWDPEAKRWVAMHHPFTAPKDMDALASDPGSAVARAYDLVLNGTEVGGGSIRIHNPETQQQMFAALGIDAEEAQAKFGFLLDALVFGAPPHGGIAFGLDRLIMLLTGAKSIRDVIAFPKTQKATCLMTEAPSAVENTQLRDLGLRLREKPKE
- the hisS gene encoding histidine--tRNA ligase produces the protein MSKIQKIKGFSDLFCPESTVHTLMENLARQVFATYGCQEVRVPILEKTELFARSIGEETDVVQKEMYTFADRKGRSLTMRPEATAGVLRAFIESGQCGSEGTTKLFACGPMFRYERPQKGRLRQFHQLDVEVLGTDAPQADAEVVLMLWTFLCKLGLKNLSLELNSLGCPECRPVFHQRLRDFLAGVDQSKLCEDCKRRSETNPLRVLDCKVPACKELVEGAPSIADSLCPGCDEHFAQVRDILDSAALPYRLNERLVRGLDYYQRTTFEVVSGEIGAQTAVAGGGRYDGLIKQLGGPDLPGIGFACGMERLALLYGQAQIPAPDFYLAVLDSRALNTALLLAQRMRERGFAGEVSFEARSIKAQMRQANKLGVKTCLILGQDEMEKGQIVVKDMATGVQKNIGQDDLEQALGFRKP
- the def gene encoding peptide deformylase, which gives rise to MSRSIITYPHPVLAKKAAPVTEITDEIRALAAEMLEIMYNDKGIGLAAPQVAESIRLITVDLSGPDKREDPLVFVNPVLSNLEGTVESEEGCLSVVGYRTTVKRAERLHLSATDLDGNPVEMDADDLMAICLQHEVDHLDGVLFIDKISKLKRTLYERKLKKWLKEKNED
- a CDS encoding DNA repair protein RecN — encoded protein: MLETLRIRNLALIDDVELEFCPGLNVLTGESGAGKSFILRALDFILGERIAADLVRPGREKALVEAVFHLEGEELFLRRELSAKTGRSRLFINDDLGSQERLAELRPRLLMHTSQHGQQRLLSPEHHVEILDAFLADPQILVSQREAREALQAILARKAEVQRRMAGLLERREFLEFQLAEIRKVDPRPGEEDELLRLRDASRRAEKTHALADEAQGLLLGENGLQDALTSLERALAGLGEADEGFGEHAREVGRFRDGMSDMVRDLRALGSDRNADFDAEKVEKRLWELQQLQRKLKRSLDSIVALGEEIEENLSFLDESGLALQRLEKDEVQAAKALGLATAALNSAREAASVDLTAGLKSELVNLGFSEHLRVLVDFRTLTIHAGIDELRPRFLWVPNPGLDAQPLDRIASGGELSRFLLAVVSLRARAQLPALLFDEVDSGIGGQTLIKVAERIRLLSARQQVILITHWPQLARLADEHFAIRKEVHDGVTYTLCASLSPAERQAELARMVGEVPPVTHDPGQESGNFI
- a CDS encoding transcription antitermination factor NusB; translated protein: MSTPSARRLVMDILRRTLDNNQDLQAAVDDVLSASPATPQDKGLATELAYGYLRMRGRIDFLLSQLLKNPVQTSPIMKRILGVAIYELLFLSRIPDYATLDWAVTLVRERLDQTMGKVANGVLRSLLRLGLAVRFEDYYQTKTAGHDQFLSAWYSCPKWLVRMWLNSYGKERTQAFLQATLGAPPLGVRINRGHARAEELRNNLQPLKLDSSNWGFAVTQWPEFLQQAVSEGAATRQSLAAQKIMDFLGVDHWPSPVLDACAGRGGKTYLVAERGKSVWASDVNVFRLRQLKAEGARLGFDIPAFRAQGQGPYPLRQMPRTVFLDVPCSGLGVISRRPDIKWKRTAADCAGLVALQGEILRAAADILTSGGCLAYVTCTLNPEENEKQIERFTRDHPSFSCLRQSTSDPAEGLGEFFYGAVLRKS